The Blautia luti nucleotide sequence AGTGCGTCATGTGCTTTATGAAATGCTCTATAATATTACGGATAATGCCATCCGGTATACACCGGAAGGAGGAGAAGTAAAGGTATTTGTGGGAAAACTTAACGGGAAACCTTATTTCCGTGTGGAAGATAACGGAATTGGCATTCCGGAGAGTGAACAGCAGAGGATTTTTGAACGTTTTTACAGAGTGGATAAAAGCCATTCCAGGGAGACCGGAGGTACAGGTCTTGGTCTGTCCATCGTGAAACATGGAGCAGTCCTGCATCATGCCAAAATTCTCCTGGACAGTGAGCCGGGCAGAGGAACGAAGATGGAGATCCTGTTTAACCAAATCAAGTAAGTTTCCTGCTTCAATTGCGAATATCTGCTTGACAAATTAAGGGCTGCGTGCTCCATTTCAGACAGAGTGATAATTTAGGGGATTGACACACAGGGAATTATTAGAGAAAATAAACTCATAACAGGAGGGTATTTTCGGTATGAAAAAATGGAGAAGTATTGCAGCAGGAGCGGGATGTTTTTCCCTGTTGTTCACAGCGGGGACAGTTCCTGTATCAGCCTCAGATGAGATCACAGAGATCCCCGAGCAGAGTATCGTGTACTGGTCCATGTGGGAAGATGATGAACCCCAGGCAGATGTGATCAGGGAAGCCGCAGAGGCCTATGAGGAAGCCACGGGAATTTCTGTGGAAATAGAATGGAAGGGGAGAAAAATCTCCGACCTTATCGGACCTGCGCTGGATGCAGGGGAGGAAATAGACCTTTTTGACGATGATTACCAGAGAATGATCCAGGATCACAGCAGATATCTTACAGAGCTGGATAAGATGGCAGAGACCATGAATTATCAGACGCACATTATGCCGATACTCAGGGAACAGATGAAAAAGTGGAATAAAGAACAGCTTCTGACCATGCCTTACCAGCCCTATATTACAGGAGTATGGTATGACAGAGAACTGTGGGAAGAGGCAGGTTTTACAGAGGATGATATTCCGGAAACTTGGGAAGGACTTCTGAAGGTATGCAGAAAGATAAAAAACAGTGACAGTGGCCTGAATGCCATGACCTGTGACGAGAATGCAGTAGACCTGCTCTATGGTTATCAGCTTGCCAGATATATTGGACAGGATGCCGTACTCAGAGTGATCCGCAATGGAACCTGGGATCAGGTTCCGGAGGCTCTCCAGGCTGCGAAGGATATCAGAACTCTTTTTTTCGCAGGATATATGAGCAAAGAAGCGCCTGCCCCTGAACATGAAGGACAGAATGAGATTGGAAACGGAGAATCTGTTATGGTGTTGCAGGGATCCTGGGCACCGGATGAGATCATGAAGGAAACAGATTCTCAGATCCAGTGGGGATTTTTTCCGTGGCCTGCCCCGGCAGAGGGAAAAGACGGAACAGAAGGTGTGATGATTGGCGCACAGGGCTTCGGGATCACAGAGAGTTCTGAGAAAAAGCAGGAGAGTTTTGATTTCGCGTACTCTTTGTGCACCGGAGAATATGATATGAAAATGACAGAAACCGTAAATTCCATTCCGGCAGATTCGGATTTTACCCAGTGGCCGGAAGCGATCGCAGATGCCAGAACTTATCTGGAAAACATGACTACCCCTTATATGTGGGCTGCAGGTCTGGAGAGAAGTGAAGGTTATAAAGAGGAAATCCGCGAGGAACTTCTGAGATTGGTCAGACTTACGGAGACACCGGAGGAATTCATCGCTCATCTCAGTGAAATCACAGGATAAGGGAGAAATTTTGCTCAATAAGAGAAAAAATACCCCAAGAACTCCAAAATGTGGTAATATAAAACAGAATTAAAAAGAAAAAGGGGATTGTTATTATGAAACAACCAGTATTAGTAGTAATGGCTGCTGGCATGGGAAGCCGTTATGGTGGTCTGAAGCAGATCGATCCTGTAGATAAAGAAGGGCATATCATCATGGACTTTTCTGTTTATGATGCAGTAAAAGCCGGATTCAAAAAAGTAATCTTTATTATCAAGAAAGAAAACGAAGCTGATTTTAAAGCTGCGATCGGAGACAGGCTGAGAAAACATCTGGATGTGACTTATGTATTTCAGGATCTTAAGAACCTTCCAGAGGGCTATGAGGTTCCTGAAGGAAGAGTCAAACCCTGGGGAACAGGTCATGCGGTATTAAGCTGTATTGATGAGATCGACGAACCATTTGCCGTGATCAATGCAGATGATTATTACGGAGCAAATGCTTTCAGGATGGCGTATGATTTCCTGACACAGAATCAGGATGAGGATGGCATCTACAGATATATGATGGTAGGATATAAGCTTGAGAATACTCTGACAGAGAATGGTCATGTGGCCAGAGGCGTTTGCGTGACAGATGAAGAAGGACATTTGCAGAAGATTCATGAGCGTACTCATATCGAAAGACATGAGGGTAATGTTGCCTATACAGAAGATGAGGGCAAAACATGGACCGCTTTACCGCAGGATAGTACGGTTTCCATGAACATGTGGGGATTTTCAGAAAGCATTCTGAAGGAATTAAAAGCAAGATTCCCGAAATTCCTGGAGGAAAATCTTCCGGTAAATCCTATGAAATGTGAATATTTTCTGCCGTTTGTAGTAGATGAGCTTCTGGGCGAAAACAAGGCAACTGTAAAGGTTCTTAAATCCATGGATAAGTGGTATGGAGTCACCTATAAAGAGGATAAGCCGGTAGTTGTGGCTGCAATCCAGAGAATGAAAGATGAAGGATTATATCCGCAGGATTTTTAAGATTCCGCTCAGAATTTTCAAGGATATTACAGATACTGTGAACTAGTATAATGATTGTAATAAAGAGCTGGTATATCGTTATTTACGAAACGATGTACTGGAAATGAACTTACAGAAAACAAAGGCTGTTACTGCCCAGAACATGGGCAACAGACAGCAGACTGATTAGGAGGAGATTATTATGGCAATTTTAGTTACAGGTGGAGCAGGTTATATCGGCAGCCATACAGTTGTGGAACTGCAGAATGCCGGATATGATGTAGTGGTTCTGGATAACTTAAGCAATGCAAGCGAGAAATCTCTGGAAAGAGTATCCAAACTTACAGGAAAACCAGTGAAGTTCTATAAAGCGGATATTCTGGATCGTAATGCTTTAAATGAAATTTTTGATAAAGAAGATATTGATTCCTGCATCCATTTCGCAGGACTGAAGGCTGTAGGAGAATCCGTTGTAAAGCCGTGGGAATACTATGAGAATAATATTTCCGGTACTTTAACACTGGTAGATGTGATGAGAAAACATAATGTAAAGAACATTATCTTCTCTTCCTCTGCAACTGTATATGGAGATCCGGCTATCATCCCGATCACAGAGGAGTGCCCGAAAGGACAGTGTACAAACCCATACGGATGGACCAAATCCATGCTGGAGCAGATCCTGACAGACATCCAGAAAGCAGATCCGGAATGGAACGTAGTTCTGCTTCGTTACTTCAACCCGATCGGTGCTCACAAGAGCGGAACCATCGGAGAGAATCCAAACGGTATCCCGAATAACCTGATGCCATACATCACACAGGTTGCAGTAGGCAAACTGAAAGAACTTGGTGTATTCGGAAACGATTACGATACTCCGGACGGAACAGGTGTAAGAGATTATATCCATGTAGTTGATCTTGCCAAGGGACATGTAAAAGCCCTCAAGAAGATCGAAGACAACTCCGGATTAAGCATCTATAACCTTGGTACAGGAAAAGGCTACAGTGTTCTTGATATCGTAAAGAATTTCGAAGCTGCTACAGGCGTTAAGATCCCATATGTGATCAAACCGCGCCGTGCAGGTGACATCGCAACATGCTATTCCGATGCTTCCAAAGCAGAGAGAGAACTTGGCTGGAAAGCAGAGAACGGAATTAAGGAAATGTGCGCAGATTCCTGGAGATGGCAGTCCAATAACCCGAACGGATACGAAGACTGATCAGGACAGAATTCATAAAAAAGTAAAAGCAGACCTTACCGTAGCAGAATATGCAGTTGGTGAGGGCTGCTTTTTTTGTATTCCATACAGGAATAGGTTGCTCCTGTTTTTGAATTGCAGGCCATGCCTGGAAAGTGGTATTTTATGTATTGAAAAATGATGCATAACAAGTTACATAATAAATAAATTTCAGGCAGATGTCAGAAATACGGCGTCTGTCTGAAATCAGGTAAAGGAGAGAGAAAAAAGTTATGCCTATTGGAGTAATCATCAACGCATTATCTGTAGTGATCGGAACGGGAATCTATGGTTCGATCGTGGCAGGAATGAGCCGGGAAGAAAGGATGGATGTTTAGATGAAAATAAAAACAGCTGCGATCCAGATGCATACGGTACCGGATAAAATGGAAAATATACGGACAGCAGGTGCATATATAGAAAAAGTGAGTGCACAGAAACCGGATTTTGTGATACTGCCGGAAATGTTCTGTTGTCCCTATCAGACGGAAAATTTTCCGGTATATGCAGAGGAAGAGGGAGGACCGGCGTGGCAGGCAATGTCCGGACTGGCTGAGAAATACCAGATTTATCTTATTGCAGGTTCCATGCCTGAAAGGGATGCGGACGGAAATATTTTTAACACTTCCTATATATTTGACAGACAGGGAAAACAGATCGGGAAACATCGGAAAGCCCATCTTTTCGATATCAATGTAAAAGGCGGCCAGTACTTCAGGGAATCAGATACTTTGACTCCGGGGGATCATGCTACAGTATTTGATACGGAATTCGGGAAAATGGGCGTTATGATCTGTTATGATATCCGTTTCCCTGAATTTGCCCGAACAATGGTACTGGACGGTGCGAAAATGATCTTCGTTCCGGCAGCGTTTAACATGACTACAGGCCCTGCGCATTGGGAACTTAGTTTCCGTGCAAGAGCCCTTGATAACCAGATTTATATGCTTGGATGTGCTCCTGCCAGAGACACACAGGCAGGATATATTTCCTGGGGACATTCCATTGTGTCTGATCCCTGGGGACAGGTCAGGAAACAGCTGGATGAGAAAGAAGGCATCTTAATAGAAGAAATAGATCTGGATCGGGAAGACCAGATCAGAGAACAGCTTCCATTATTGAAACACCGCAAATGTGAGATGTATCATTTATAAGAAAGATAAGAGGACACATTTTTTTCGTAAACTGACCATAGATCAAACACATTTATTAGATATAGTAATACCACCAACAAAAACAAAAGAACTAAAAAAATAAGAATTATAAAAGTATAAAGCGAGGTATCACTATGAAGCATAAACATCTGGCAATGATTATGGGAGTTATGATCACAGCAACATCTGTAGGATCTGCAGCAACAGTATTTGCAGCAGACAGCAAGACAGAGAGCACTCAGGATGCAGGCGACACCACAGAAGATACAGCAGAGGCATCAGATACAGAAGAATCAAATGAAATCCTTGGAGAAGTAAAATCTGTAGAAGATGGGAAAATTACTATCGCAGTAGGAACCAGAAAAGAAATGGACCAGCATGGCGAACAGCCACAGGGCGGAGAGAATGGAGAAGCTCCGGAGAAACCGGACGAAGATGATGCGAAGGAAGGCGGCGATGCCAAAGATACAGAATCAACGGGCGAGACACCTGATGATAAAACTGACAAAGGTGAAGCACCAGACGGAGAAGCACCATCTATGCTAGATCTGACAGGCGAAGAACAGGAAGTCACAGTTACAGACAATACAGTAATCACAAAACAGTCCATGGGCGGAGGTCAGGAAACACCTGGCGGAGAGGTTCCTGAGAAGTCGGATGGAGATAATGCAGATGCAAAATCTGATGATACTAAGGAAACAGACGATTCAGAAAAAACAGATGAAGCATCCGATGACACAGAAAGCAGCGATTCAGAAGATAAATCCGAAACATCCGACAGTGAAAAGACAGAAGAAAAGAGCGAAGCTCCGGACGGCAACGGCCAGGCACCAGACAGCACAGGTCAGACCGAAGAGATCACATTAGACGACATCAAAGAAGGCGACGTAGTAGCAATCACATTAGACGATGACGGAAATGCAGCAACCATCATAGTTCAGTCCATGGAAATGGGCGGCGGCCAGGGAGGTCCTGGTGGTCAGGCTTCCGGTGTGGACAGCTATGATGCAGCCAACGAATACAGCTCAGACGAAACTGTTTCCGACACATCCCTGGAATCCACAGGAACAGACGAGAACGCAGCACTTGTTTCCAATGGTGCAGAAGTTACATTTAACAATGATGCAATTTCCAGAACCTCTTCCGACAGCCAGGGCGGTGATAACTCCAGCTTCTATGGTGTAGGAGCAGCAGTCCTTGCCACAGATGGAAACGCATATGTCAAAGACAGCACAGTAAGCACAGACAGCAAAGGAGGCGCAGGACTCTTCGCATACGGCGATGGAACGGTATACGCAGCAGATACCAATATTACCACACAGCAGGATACCTCAGGCGGAATCCACGCAGCAGGCGGCGGAACACTTTATGCATGGAATCTGAACGTTGAGACTAACGGCGAATCCTCTGCAGCGATCCGCAGTGATAGAGGCGGCGGAAAAATGGTAGTGGACGGCGGTACTTACACATCCAACGGTGTAGGCTCCCCGGCAGTTTACTGTACCGCAGATATTGCAGTCAACAACGCAGAACTGACAGCAAACGGTTCAGAAGCAGTATGCATCGAGGGCTTAAACTCCCTGAGACTTTACAACAGCAACCTGACCGGAAACATGAGCGATGATGACCAGAACGACACAACCTGGACAGTGATCCTCTACCAGAGCATGTCCGGTGACTCTGAGGTAGGTAACAGTACCTTCCAGATGGACGGCGGTACCATCACATCCCAGAATGGCGGCTTATTTTACACAACCAACACAGAATGCACCATCGCATTAAAAGACGTAGATATCACATACAATGACGACAGCGAATTCTTCCTGCAGTGCACAGGAAACAACAACCAGCGGGGATGGGGTCAGAGCGGTGCCAATGGATCTGACTGCAGCTTTACAGCAGACAGCCAGGATATGAAAGGCAATGTAATCTGGGATTCCATCAGTGACCTTGACTTCTACATGACTAACGGCAGCACACTGGAAGGCGCATTTGTCAATGACGAAACTTATGCAGGAAACGGAGGAGATGGCTACTGCAACGTAGTGATCGACAAAGAATCCACCTGGACAGTAACAGGTGACAGCACCATCACATCCATGTCAAATGCAGGAACCATCACAGATGCAGACGGCAAAACAGTCTCCATCGTAGGCACAGACGGAACAACTTATGTAGAAGGTGACAGTGATTATACTATCACAGTAGGTTCCTATCAGGACAGCGCAGATACTTCAAGTGCCACATCCGTGGATGACTGGTCTAACTATGAAACAGAAAAACCGGAGAACCTGTAAAAATAAAACTCCATATAGAAATGTAAAAAATTAGAAATGTAAAAAAATCACGGCGAACAACCGTGATTTTTTTATGTGCATTTAACAATTATTTGACGTAAACAAGATTGTTGGGGAAGTCAGAAAGTTTTTATAATAATGCCAGTGGTCAAAAGCAGGCAGCCCTAAAACAGACAGAGTCAGGCAGAGAAAATATCTGCTTCGCTACCTGCTGATACTCTAAACATAAATCAGAAACAGGAGATAAAAATTAATATGCAGCATGACCTTGCATCAATGATAAAAGAAAAAAAGCTGTTCCTCCTGGATATCGACGGAACCGTTGCTCTGGGAAGTGAACTTCTCCCGGGTGCGGCAGACTTTCTTTATACAGTAAAGGAAAATGGCGGAATTTTCCGCTTTCTTACCAACAATTCATCCAAAGTAGCCAGAGATTATGTAGAGCAGTTTCATGACTGGGGCATTGAAACTACAGAAGAGGAATTTATCACTGCCGGAACTTATGCCAGAGATTTCCTGAAGAAATATTACGGAAATGAAAAAATCCTGGTAGCAGCTACAGAAACCTATTGCAATGAACTGAGAAAAGCAGGTCTGAACATTACAGATCAGGCAGAGGATGATGTAGACTGCGTACTCTGCGCTTACGACACAGAACTGACCTACGAGAAACTGGTTCAGGTCTGCAAGCAGCTTACTGAGACAAAGGTTCCCTGGTTTGCGACAAATCCGGATCTGCGCTGTCCCATCGATTTCGGAATGGTTCCGGACTGCGGTTCCATCTGCCGGATGATCACAGCGTCCGTTGGCAGAGAACCGGAATACATCGGCAAACCGGCACCCGGAATGGTATATGCCTGTCTGGAAGAAACAGGATGTACTCCGAAACAGACCTTGCTCATTGGTGACAGAATCTACACAGATATGGAATGCGGCAAACGTGCAGGAGTTGACAGCTGTCTGGTACTGACAGGCGAAGCCAGTGCAGAGGAATGGAAAAACGGCTTCCGGTGTCAGTCACTGGGAAAACTTGTCGGATATTTTTCATAGAGATGTCTGCGAAACCATTGCGTTGTTAAAGCAGCCCACCACAGGATATCTGATGAAAAATATTGATTATAAAAGTTGTAAAAGCAGGAGAGGAAAGGAAATTAAATGTCAGAAATCATATTAAGAGACATCTGCAAAAGCTACGAAAACGGCTTTCAGGCAGTAAAGAATTTTAATCTGGAAATAGAAAAAGGTGAGCTGGTAGTATTTGTCGGACCGTCCGGATGCGGAAAATCAACCACACTCCGAATGATCGCCGGACTGGAAGACATCAGCGATGGTGAATTATGGATTGGAGACAAACTGGTTAACTATCTGGAGCCAAAAGAGCGCGACCTGGCAATGGTTTTCCAGAGCTACGCCCTTTATCCACAGATGAACATTTATGATAATATTGCTTTTTCTTTACAGGTAAGAAAAGTACCGAAGAAAGAAATCGACCGCAGAGTACATCAGGTAGCAGAGCTTCTGGGGCTGGAAAATCTGCTGAAACAGCGGCCAAAGAATCTTTCCGGCGGACAACGTCAGAGAGTGGCTATCGGAAACGCCATCATCCGTGAACCCAAAGTACTTCTTATGGATGAACCATTATCCAATCTGGATGCAAAACTCCGTACCCAGATGCGTGTAGAACTGGCAAACATTCACAAAGTTCTTGGAAACACTATCATCTACGTTACCCATGATCAGACAGAAGCAATAACTCTGGGAGACAGGATCATAGTAATGAATCAGGGCGTGGTACAGCAGGCAGACACCCCGCAGAACCTGTACGATTACCCGGTAAACCGTTTCGTGGCAGGTTTCATTGGATCTCCATCCATGAACTTCATCAAGGGTCTGGTAATGGAAAAAGTAGGAGTTCCTACTTTCTGCACAGAGAACGACGGAAACATTCCAATCCCGGATTGCTTGTGGAAAATTCTGAAACGACAGGGCTATGTTGGCAGAAACATCGAACTTGGAATCCGCCCGGAATATTTCCTGGAAAAACCTGCGCAGGCAGATACCAGAGGCGAGTGGAAACTGGAAGTAACAGTTACAGCCAGAGAACTTCTGGGAGCAGAAGTAATCCTCCACTTCAATCACAATGGCCAGGACTGCTGTGCAAAAGTTTCCGGTGACAGCCTGATTGATAAAGGTGATAAAGTAACACTCTGGATCAATATGGCATATATTTCCGCGTTTGATCTGGAAACGCAGGAGAATATTACGCTGAGAAGAGGGGCGTTTTCGTAAGAAAAATAAGATCGTTCAGGAGTTTCATATAACTCATGAAAATATAAAAAAGGAAAGGTGTTCAACACATGAAGAAGTTAAAAAACACAGGCGCCTACGCATACCTGCTTCCAAGCTTCCTGATCTTCGGAATCTTCTTATTCTATCCGTTTTTTAAGACTCTGTATTTAAGTCTCTTCAAAACAAACAAGATGGGACAGGCAAAATTATTCGTAGGACTTGGCAATTACAAAGATTTATTCCAGTCATCCTCATTCTGGAACAGTCTGGCAGTAACCCTGATCTTTGTTGTGATTGTGGTAGCAGTCAGCATGATCCTGGGACTTACCACAGCAATCCTATGTAACAAAACATTCCCGGGAATCCGTTTTTTCAGTACCGCTTATGCGCTGCCAATGGCGATCGCATCCAGTTCAGCAGCTATGGTCTTCAAGATCATGCTT carries:
- a CDS encoding ABC transporter ATP-binding protein, whose protein sequence is MSEIILRDICKSYENGFQAVKNFNLEIEKGELVVFVGPSGCGKSTTLRMIAGLEDISDGELWIGDKLVNYLEPKERDLAMVFQSYALYPQMNIYDNIAFSLQVRKVPKKEIDRRVHQVAELLGLENLLKQRPKNLSGGQRQRVAIGNAIIREPKVLLMDEPLSNLDAKLRTQMRVELANIHKVLGNTIIYVTHDQTEAITLGDRIIVMNQGVVQQADTPQNLYDYPVNRFVAGFIGSPSMNFIKGLVMEKVGVPTFCTENDGNIPIPDCLWKILKRQGYVGRNIELGIRPEYFLEKPAQADTRGEWKLEVTVTARELLGAEVILHFNHNGQDCCAKVSGDSLIDKGDKVTLWINMAYISAFDLETQENITLRRGAFS
- the galE gene encoding UDP-glucose 4-epimerase GalE, producing MAILVTGGAGYIGSHTVVELQNAGYDVVVLDNLSNASEKSLERVSKLTGKPVKFYKADILDRNALNEIFDKEDIDSCIHFAGLKAVGESVVKPWEYYENNISGTLTLVDVMRKHNVKNIIFSSSATVYGDPAIIPITEECPKGQCTNPYGWTKSMLEQILTDIQKADPEWNVVLLRYFNPIGAHKSGTIGENPNGIPNNLMPYITQVAVGKLKELGVFGNDYDTPDGTGVRDYIHVVDLAKGHVKALKKIEDNSGLSIYNLGTGKGYSVLDIVKNFEAATGVKIPYVIKPRRAGDIATCYSDASKAERELGWKAENGIKEMCADSWRWQSNNPNGYED
- a CDS encoding carbon-nitrogen hydrolase family protein, with amino-acid sequence MKIKTAAIQMHTVPDKMENIRTAGAYIEKVSAQKPDFVILPEMFCCPYQTENFPVYAEEEGGPAWQAMSGLAEKYQIYLIAGSMPERDADGNIFNTSYIFDRQGKQIGKHRKAHLFDINVKGGQYFRESDTLTPGDHATVFDTEFGKMGVMICYDIRFPEFARTMVLDGAKMIFVPAAFNMTTGPAHWELSFRARALDNQIYMLGCAPARDTQAGYISWGHSIVSDPWGQVRKQLDEKEGILIEEIDLDREDQIREQLPLLKHRKCEMYHL
- a CDS encoding ABC transporter substrate-binding protein; protein product: MKKWRSIAAGAGCFSLLFTAGTVPVSASDEITEIPEQSIVYWSMWEDDEPQADVIREAAEAYEEATGISVEIEWKGRKISDLIGPALDAGEEIDLFDDDYQRMIQDHSRYLTELDKMAETMNYQTHIMPILREQMKKWNKEQLLTMPYQPYITGVWYDRELWEEAGFTEDDIPETWEGLLKVCRKIKNSDSGLNAMTCDENAVDLLYGYQLARYIGQDAVLRVIRNGTWDQVPEALQAAKDIRTLFFAGYMSKEAPAPEHEGQNEIGNGESVMVLQGSWAPDEIMKETDSQIQWGFFPWPAPAEGKDGTEGVMIGAQGFGITESSEKKQESFDFAYSLCTGEYDMKMTETVNSIPADSDFTQWPEAIADARTYLENMTTPYMWAAGLERSEGYKEEIREELLRLVRLTETPEEFIAHLSEITG
- a CDS encoding HAD-IIA family hydrolase; this encodes MQHDLASMIKEKKLFLLDIDGTVALGSELLPGAADFLYTVKENGGIFRFLTNNSSKVARDYVEQFHDWGIETTEEEFITAGTYARDFLKKYYGNEKILVAATETYCNELRKAGLNITDQAEDDVDCVLCAYDTELTYEKLVQVCKQLTETKVPWFATNPDLRCPIDFGMVPDCGSICRMITASVGREPEYIGKPAPGMVYACLEETGCTPKQTLLIGDRIYTDMECGKRAGVDSCLVLTGEASAEEWKNGFRCQSLGKLVGYFS
- a CDS encoding sugar phosphate nucleotidyltransferase encodes the protein MKQPVLVVMAAGMGSRYGGLKQIDPVDKEGHIIMDFSVYDAVKAGFKKVIFIIKKENEADFKAAIGDRLRKHLDVTYVFQDLKNLPEGYEVPEGRVKPWGTGHAVLSCIDEIDEPFAVINADDYYGANAFRMAYDFLTQNQDEDGIYRYMMVGYKLENTLTENGHVARGVCVTDEEGHLQKIHERTHIERHEGNVAYTEDEGKTWTALPQDSTVSMNMWGFSESILKELKARFPKFLEENLPVNPMKCEYFLPFVVDELLGENKATVKVLKSMDKWYGVTYKEDKPVVVAAIQRMKDEGLYPQDF